Proteins from a genomic interval of Buchnera aphidicola (Aphis craccivora):
- a CDS encoding glutamine amidotransferase-related protein, with the protein MSNILLLDNLDSFTYNLVEQLRNKNNNVLIYRNTVAIKIILNSIKKMINPILMLSPGPSTPQNAGCMLNLINEVKGKIPIVGICLGHQAIVEAYGGVIGYAGEIFHGKASLINHDGLEMFEGLPQPLPVARYHSLICNKIPKNFIINSYFNNMIMSVRNNLDYVCGFQFHPESILTTSGALLLQKIINWGAMKYTQHE; encoded by the coding sequence ATGTCAAATATTTTACTTTTAGATAATTTAGATTCTTTCACTTACAACCTTGTTGAGCAGCTCAGAAATAAAAATAACAATGTATTAATTTATAGAAATACGGTGGCTATAAAAATCATATTAAATTCAATTAAAAAAATGATAAATCCTATTTTAATGTTATCTCCTGGACCCAGCACACCCCAAAATGCAGGTTGCATGTTAAATTTAATTAATGAAGTCAAAGGGAAAATACCTATTGTTGGTATCTGTTTAGGTCATCAGGCAATTGTAGAAGCTTATGGTGGCGTGATTGGATATGCAGGTGAAATATTCCATGGTAAAGCATCTTTAATTAACCACGACGGTTTAGAGATGTTTGAAGGTTTACCCCAGCCACTACCAGTTGCACGATACCACTCACTGATATGCAATAAAATTCCCAAAAATTTTATTATCAATTCTTATTTTAATAATATGATAATGTCAGTAAGAAATAATTTAGATTACGTATGTGGATTTCAATTCCATCCAGAGTCAATTTTAACTACATCAGGCGCATTACTTTTACAAAAAATAATCAATTGGGGCGCTATGAAATATACACAACA